The Bacillota bacterium DNA segment GTCGGCAGCTCTGGATGGACGGATGAACTTCATCTGCCGAAAAGCGGCTGCCGAAAAGCGGCGCGGATTCCTGGCAGTCCAGCCAGAGGCCGCCCGAAAGGAATGCGCCGGACGCGCTAGAATAGTGTATTTGAGTAGTGCGTTTGCACGAATACGGGTTAGGGCGAGCCGCGCACCGTTCGGGGCGCCATCTCCGTGTCCGGCGCTGGCAACCGACCGACTAAGCGTGGCGCCACAAGTCTTCGTCTCCTTTCTTGACGGCGTTAGGGTTGCCGGTGCTTGCACCACGACGCGGCGTGGAGGATTCGGCCGTCTTGAGCGCCGAATTCGGACAAGGCGCGCCGCAAGCGCGCCGTCCCCGGAGGGCGAGGCCGATAGCCTTAGGCAGGGCCGTCCCGCCGAAAAGTGGCGCGAACTTTTGGCGACATACTTGGGCAACTGGTGGAGGAAGGACAAGAGCCAATGCACGACACCCTTGAGTCGCCTCAATAACTGCGAATTCGGGTGACCTTGGCGACGGCGACGGCTTTGTGGGCCTCGGTCGGGGTGAGGCATCATAGTGTGGGAGATTTCAGCAGTCTCACGCACGCTTACTCAAAAGGGAGGGGTTTCAGGCATGGATGTGACGATAGGTAGAACCTTGCTGAGGCTCGTCCAAGGCGACATAACCCAACAGGAGACAGACGCCATAGTGAACGCGGCAAACTCGGAGCTCGCTGGAGGCGGGGGCGTGGACGGTGCCATCCACAGGGCAGGCGGGCCAGTGATCTATGAGGAGTGCGCACGGATACGCAAGGAAAGGGGACGCCTTCCTGCGGGGCAGGCGGTGATCACCGCTGGGGGTCGACTCAAGGCGAAATACGTCATCCACACCGTAGGACCGGTTTGGCACGGCGGCACCCACGGTGAGGAGGAGACTCTCGCAAGCGCCTACCGCAGCAGCCTCAAGCTCGCCACGGAGCACGGCCTTCGAACGGTGGCGTTTCCCTCGATCAGCACGGGGGCTTACGGGTTTCCGGTTGAGCGGGCCGCCCGCGTCGCATTGCGTGCTGTGAAGGATTTCCTAGTGAGCCCAATGGGACGGGCCCTTGACGAAGTTCGGTTCGTGCTCTTCAGCTCCAGAGATCTCGAGGCGTACGAAAAGGCGCTCGCGGACATCCACCGCTCCGCGTGACCCCCGTCGATCGCTCACATTGCCCTACCGCCTCCGCCGACCCGAGCGCCGCCCAAGCCAACGGACCGCCTCGCGCACACTCACGGCCAGCACGCCGACGCCAAGGAGGACCCACCCCGCCAAGGCCATGTATTGCCCAAGCTTCGGCACATCGGCAACGATCCTCGCAAGCGCCCACGACCATGTTGCAGCCCAGATGACATCGGTGACAACAAGCGCGCGCAACGTGCGCTCGCCGTCATCGCCGAGGGCTCCGAGGACCCAGAATACCTGGCTGTATCCCACACCTACCCAGCGGAGCGCGAAGAGCCCGAGCACGGCGCGTGGCCGCCCGCGGCTCGCGGATGCCTTCAGGTACGCGAGCACGCGCGACAGCGAAGGGAGACGACGGGCAAGCGTGTCCATGAGATGACGGCCGGCAGCGCGAAACACCGCGTACGAGCTAACGTGCCCGGCTGCAGTGAAGAACCCCACCAAGAGGGCGGTGTAGGCCCACGGCCAGCGCTCGGCACGCATCGCCGCAGCCGCGAAGCTGAACATCGCGAGCGAAGAGATGGGTACGCCCACAGCCATCAAGAAAAAACCACCGCCCAGGAACGCAACAGACGGAACCCAGGCGGTGATCATGCCATCAAGGCCCATGGACCTCATCCTCGAATCTCCTGCGCAGCGATTGCGATGAGCGTGCGCCGGGGTTTCAGGTCTCTCCGCGACATAACGCGTGACACGCCATGACCCCCTGCCTCGCCCAGCCCCTCCGCGCCGTCTCGCTGCTCCAGCCTGCCGATGGAAGAGAGGTCTCAGCTGCAAGACAAGTCCCCGGCAGAAGAGAGGTCTCTAGCAGAAAGAGGTCTCTACTTGAATAGAGCCATCGCTTCTTTATAAAGGGACTCCGGCACCGACTTGGTCTTGCCGACAGCGGTCGCGAGGTCAACCACCCTGATCTCGCCACCAGCAAACGCAGGCATCTTGCCGAACTCCCCACGACTGACGAGGTCAACGGCTGCCATGCCCAACCTCGTTGCGTAGAACCTGTCGTTCACAGTGGGCGACCCACCACGCTGAATGTGGCCGATCACCGCGACCCTGGTTTGGATGCCGGTCCGCTTCTCGATCTCGTTGCCCACGGCGTGCCCGACGCCGCGCAGACCGAGCCTAACGTGGCCGAACGCGTCGACATCGCCGGTAGGCTCCTCCGAAACACCGGGAAGCTTCACGCCTTCTGAGACCACGACGACCCCGTACTTCTTGCCGGACGCGCGAAGGTTACGCAGGTGGTTGCACATGGCGTCCAGGTCCGGCTCGACCTCGGGAATGAGCACCCAGTCAGCTCCGCCGGCCATTGCGGTGACCAACGCGACCCACCCGGCGTCCCTGCCCATCACTTCAAGCACCATGATCCGCCTGTGCGACCGCGCCGTATCGCGCAGTCTCTCGACGGCGTCCACAGCCACTGTCACAGCGGTGTCAAAGCCGATGCAGTAATCTGTGCCCGATACGTCGTTGTCCATGGTCTTCGGCACTCCGACGCACGGCACCCCGCGCCCGGTGAGCTTATTCGCAACGCCCAGCGTATCGTCGCCCCCGATGGCGACTACCGCATCGAGCCCCAGCTTCTTTACGTTCTCGATACATTTTACGACGTCTTCTTCCTTTTTGAACGGGTTGGTCCGGGATGTGCCCAAAACCGTTCCCCCATGAGAGAGGATCTCCCTGACGTCATCAATGCCGAGAGGCGCCGCGTCAGCGTTTATGAGCCCAGCCCAGCCGTCATGGATCCCCAGGACCTCATAGCCGTAATCGGCCGCCCTCATCACAACGCCCCTGATCGCCGCGTTGAGCCCTGAGGAGTCGCCTCCACCAGTCAAAACCCCGATTTTCTTGATCTCAGGCATTTCAAGCACCCTCCTCCGCAAACCCCAAGCTCCAAGAGATCCGGTGTTTTCCCACGCCACTCAGGCCTTTCCCGAGCACCCGAAAAGGCGCATCTTCGCCTTCACGGCTTCCTTCATATAGTCGCGGCCCACTCCGGCTATGCGCCTCGGGTCGATCTCGTCGGGATTCTTCTGGAGCGCCTCGCGTATGCCGCGCGTGAACGCCTTGTTGAGCTCGGTCGCTATGTTGATCTTGCATATTCCTGCCGCGATGCCCATCTTGTAACCTTCGTCAGTCACACCGGACGCGCCGTGAAGCACGAGCGGCACGCCCGTGAGCTCCCTGATCCGCGCTATCCTTTCCACGTCAAGCTTGGCAGCTTGGGTCGTCATCTTGTGTACGCTCCCAACGGCCACGGCGAGCGAGTCGACCTCCGTCTCCTCGACGAACCTCTTCGCCTCTTCGGGGTCGGTCATAAGGGCCTTGATTTCTTCCTCGGTCACGTGGCCCGCAGTGGCCACCTTGCCCAGCTCAGCCTCAACAGGGATGCCCGCCGCATGCGCCATTTCCACGATCTTCTTGGTTATGGCGACATTCTCCTCAAAGGGGAGAGACGAGCCGTCGAACATCAGGGAGGTGAACCCGGCAGCGAGGCATTTCACGTTTTGCTTGTAGTCAGTGCCGTGGTCCAGGTGGAGCGCCACTGGCACACTCGCCTCTTCAGCCGCAGCCTTTACCATGGCCACGACCATCTTGAGCCCGGCGTACTTGATCGCTCCCTGGCTCGCCTGGAGGATTACCGGAGCTTTCTCTTCCTCCGCAGCCTCGATGATGGCCTGAACGTACTCGAGGTTATTGGCGTTGAAAGCGCCAACCGCGTAGCGCTCGGCCTGGGCTTTCTTGAGCATTTCCTTCGTTGTCACCAGCGGCATATGCACATTCCTCCTTCTGTCTTGCACCGTTCGGGCCTTCCCGGGCACGCTTGACGGAAACCCTCGTCGCGATCCTGAGGGCCCGGGACATCAACGGTCCCGCCGGGTCGCCTGCGCCCCCGGAAAAACGCGTCGGCTCCTACCTCTCGCCACGCGTCATCAAAGGTCGTCACGGTATAGGATTCGCCCGCCAACCTTTTCTATTCTCCAGTCGCCCTCGTATTCCTTCTTCATAACGGACCAACTTTCGCGCGCCCTCGCCGCCAAGGCCGCGAGCTGCGGGCCCTCAGGCACGCCCCCGTTCCGCCCGGTCCGGCGCCCGAAGGGCCTCAACCTCACCTGCTCCGGCAATGACCCGCCGTCCGCCGCAACACGAACCCTGGCACGCTGTCAAACCCTGTGGGCTTTGAGCATGTTCGTCGTCCCGGGAACGCCTGCTCTTACCCCCGCTGTGATGATCACGAGATCCCCCCGGCTCACCATGCCTAGCGACACCGCCGCCTCGATGGCCACATCGAGGACGTCGTCGATATTGGCCGCCTTGCGCACGAGAGTGGGAAGCACCCCCCAGACGAGGCTCAGCTTCGCGGCGACCCTCGGGTTGGGTGTGGCAGCGATTATCGGGGCTCGGGGGCGGTATTTCGATACCATACGCGCAGTCGCGCCAGACTCGGTCGAGGTGAGTATCGCTTTGACACCAAGGTCATGCGCGGTTTGACACGTGGCATGACTGATCGCGTCCGCGACGCTCCTCGAGGGCGCGACACCCTTGGCCCGCAGGATGTCCTCGTACGGGAGGCCGCTTTCCGTGCTCTCCGCGATCCGCGACATCATGGACACGGCCTCGACAGGGTACTTGCCGACAGCAGTCTCAGCGGACAGCATCACCGCGTCGGTGCCATCGAAGATCGCGCACGCCACGTCAGTCACTTCGGCCCTCGTCGGCCTAGGATTCTCGATCATGGACTCCAGCATCTCCGTGGCGGTGATCACCGGCTTGCCTGCGGCGTTGCACTTTTGTATTATCACCTTCTGAACGAGAGGCACCCGCTCCGGGGGCGTCTCCACGCCCAAATCACCCCTGGCCACCATGACGCCGTCTGCAACCCTCATTATCGAGTCGATGTTCTCTATCCCTTCGCTGGATTCGATCTTCGCGATTATGTGACTGTCAGACCCCGCCGCGTCCAGGAGAGCCCGGACCCGGACCACGTCCTCCGCGGTTTGCACGAAAGAGCACGCTACGAAATCGACCTCTTGAGCCGAGGCGAACTGAATGTCGGAGACGTCCTTGCGCGTTGCCGCCCTGAACCTCACCTTCGCACCGGGCAGGCTCACGCCCTTGCGCGACGCGAGTTCGCCGGAGGTCTTGACCAGGCACACGACCTCGCCATCGCCCACATGATCCACCTCAAGCTCGATCAGGCCGTCGCTGAGAAGGATCTTGCCGCCTGGGGACACGCTCTCGAGAAGCTCGGGGTAATTCACGAACACCCTTGTCGCGTCCCCCTCCTCGTCCCCGGGCACCAGGGAGACGAACGAGCCTTCTTTAAGCTCGACCTTGCCCCCTTTTATAGGACCTGTGCGGATCTTGGGACCAGCAAGGTCGAACATGATCCCCACATGCTTTCCGCATTCCCTGGCCGCATCCCTCACACGCTTTATGCGGGACGCGTGTTCTTCATACGTACCATGGGACGCGTTGATCCTGGCGACGTCCATGCCCGCCCTCACAAGAGCCTCTAGGACGCCGGGCTCGTCCGTGGCGGGCCCGAGCGTGCACACGATCTTCGTCCTGCGCACGTGCATACCCCCTTCCTCACCTTCCTCATAGGGACGCGCCGTATGCCAGTCCCTTCTTGTTTCTCCCTGATACACCGAAACCCTTCCTTAAGGGAAGGGCTTCACACCGATGCCGCTGTCAAAATACCGTGTCGAGAGGGCGTTTCCCCTGCTGGCCCGTCCCGCAAGCACTGGCCCCTCCCGCAAGCCCGCACCGGGAGGCGCCGGTCCGTTGTTGCGAGCAGGGGGCCGGGGCGCGCGGGCCCCAGGCCACATCTGGTGCGCACCAGCACCAGGTGCGTGGCAGGGCACGCAGCCGGGTGCAAGGCCGGGCATGCTGCCGGGGCGGGGGCACCCGACCACCGGAGAGGCAACCACCGGAGAGGCAGAGGCCCGGGTTCACACCTTCGAAAGCATCACAGCCACATTGTAAAGGCTCAGATCAACCTTCTTGCGCGTTGCCGTGACCTCGTCGACGTCGAAAACCCGGATCTCGTCGCCCACCACCCCAACAACCTTAGCGGCTTGACCATCCTTCAGCAACTCAACCGCTTTGCATCCGAACATCGTCGCAAGCAACCTGTCGCGGGCCGTGGGCGTACCACCCCTCTGTATGTACCCGAGCACAGTAACCCTTGTCTCAAGGCCGGTCCGCTCCTGCACAGCCTCGCCTATCTTGAACCCTATGCTCTCATGGTGGGGCTCGTCGGGAGAATGATATCCGCCCACGCCCTCGGCCACCACGATTATGCTGTGGGTCTTGCCGCGCCTATAACCTGCCTTGACGCCCTCACATATCGCGTCAAGGTCGTAAGGCACCTCGGGGATCAAGATGTACTCCGCCCCGCCGGCCAACCCGGCGGCAAGCGCGAGGTGACCGGTGTCCCGCCCCATGACCTCTATCACGTTGCTGCGGCCGTGCGAGCTTGCAGTATCCCGTATCTTCGTGATCGCGTCGACGGCTGTGTTGACGGCCGTGTCGAACCCGAGGGTGTAATCGGTGAGCGAGATGTCGTTGTCGATGGTCGCGGGGATTCCGACCACGGGCGTGCCCATGTCCACGAGCGCGCGAGCACCGCGAAACGTGCCGTCACCGCCGATGACCACCAGGCCTTCTATCCCGTGTCTCGACATTTGGTCCAGGGCCTTCCTGCGCCCAGCATCGGTCATGAACTCGTCAGACCGCGCGGACCGCAACATGGTCCCCGCGCGTTGGATGATGTCTCCTACGCTGCGGGAGGTCATGTCGAACATGTCGCCTTCGATAAGTCCCTGATACCCTCGGTTCACTCCGACTACTGACATCCCGTTGTACAGCGCGCACCTGGTCGCGGCCCTGATCGCCGCATTCATGCCCGGGGCATCGCCCCCGCTCGTGAGAATCCCTATTCGTTTCAAGATCTGGCCTCTCCCTTCGGGCCTCCGGGCCCGGCCGCCGCCTGAACCGAGCCGCCCCCGCTTGCCAAGGCAGTCTCGGGGAACCCTTCCTGCGCGGCCTCGCGAATCATGAACTCGCCTATCCTGCGAAGCCTGGCATAACGCCTCTCGATCAGCCTGCGAGGCGGGATTCCGGCGAGCTCATCTATGCTTCTTATGAGAGCGTCCTTGATAATGCGCGCCATCGCGTCCCGGTCTTTGTGAGCGGCGCCCAAGGGCTCAGGGAGCACCTCATCGACGATCCCGAGCCTCTTCATGTCCGGAGCGGTGAGTTTCAGCACGTCGGCAGCCTCCTGCGCCTTCGACCCGTCTTTCCACAGGATCGCGGCGCACCCCTCCGGCGAGATGACGGAGAAATACGCGTTCTCGAGCATGAGGAGCCTGTCGCCGACCCCTATGGCGAGGGCACCGCCGCTCCCTCCCTCACCGGTTATGACCACCACGATGCACGTGGCAAGCCTCGAGATCTCCTCCAGGTTACGGGCGATGATCTGGCCTTGCCCGCGTTCCTCGGCCTCAACACCCGGGTAGGCGCCGACCACATCTACGAAGGACACGACAGGCCTGCGGAATTTCTCAGCCTGTCTAATCAGCCGCAGCGCCTTGCGATATCCCTCCGGGTGAGGCATTCCGAAGTTTCGCGCGAGGTTCTCCTTGGTATCGCGACCCTTCTGCGTTCCGACCACCGTGACGGGACGACCGGCCAGGCTCGCGATCCCGCCCACGACCGCTCCGTCGTCGCGAAAGGCGCGGTCGCCGTGCAGCTCGATGAACTCGTCGAAGATGAGGTTTATGTAGTCCAGCGTCGTGGGACGCCTCGGGTGACGCGCTATCTGCACGCGCTGCCAGGGCGTGAGGTTATCGAATATCTCGCGCCGAAGCATCTCGGCCCTTTTCTCCAGGGTAGCTATCTCCTCGGACAGGTCGATCTCCTTCTCGCGACTGAAATTCCGGAGCTCCTCGATTCTCTTCTCCAGCTCCACCAGGGGCCTTTCGAAGTCCAACGTGGGGTTGATCATCCCACCTCGTGCCTCCTTTCGTGGAGCGCGAGCAAAGAGGCAAGGGTCTTCTTCATGTCGCGTCGCTCGACTATCATGTCTATCATGCCGTGTTCCATCACGAATTCGGCGCTCTGGAAGCCGGGCGGCAGCTTCTGTCTGATGGTCTCCTCGATCACCCTCTGGCCCGTAAAGCCTACGAGAGCGCCCGGCTCCGCGATGATGATGTCGCCGAGCGAAGCGAAGCTCGCCAGGACGCCAGCAGTGGTCGGATTCGTGAGTACTGAGATATACAAGACCCCTGCCTCCGACAGCCGCGCGCACGCCGCGCTCGTCTTGGCCATCTGCATCAAGGACAACACGCCCTCCTGCATCCGGGCACCCCCGGAAGCGCAGAACATCACCACGGGAACACGCTGCCGCGTGGCCCGCTCGAAGAGGCGGGTCACCTTCTCTCCAACGACCGAGCCCATGCTCGCGCCGATGAAGGAGAAATCCATGACTCCTATCATGACCGGGTAGCCGTTTATGGTTCCCTGCCCCGTGATCACGGCTTCCTCGAGCCCGGTGGCCTGCCTCGTTCTTTCCAGCTTGGCGGCGTACCCCGGGAACTCGATGGGATCGGCGGAGACGAGGTTTGAGTCGAACTCCGTGAAACTCCCCTCATCCAGAGTGATCGACAGCCTTTGGGCCGCGGTGAGCTTGAAGTGAAAACCGCACTTGTGGCATACGAGGAGGTTGTGGGCGAGCTCCCTTGTGTACGTGAGCTCGCCGCACTGCGTACATTTGGTCCACAACCCTTCGGCCCGTTCCTCCTGCACGCTCACGGCCTTTACGGTTACGTACTTCTGTTTGCCCTTGAAAAGGTCCTTAAAAGCAGGCATACGTACCTACCTTCCGAACGCTGCAGTTAGAAGCTCCTGCGCGTCCTCAGCCTCGGATTCCGGCACGAGCACCTCGACATTCGCTGAGTTGCCCATGTGGGGCACGCCCACCGGGCGCAACATCACAAGCATCCCCTCTTTTTCGAGCATCTCCTTCATCATCTCTGCCATTGCCTTGTTTGCGGCGATGTACACGACAGTCCACATTCGCTGTTTCCTCCTCTGCAAGACAGGAAGACGCCGGATGTAGTATGTCCACCCACGTTTATGCTCTTTTCTAGCCCGCCCTCGAATATCCTTCTTGGCCGCAAGCCCGTCAGGCGAACGGACCCCCACACGGCACCGCAGCACCACGGCACCGCGCAATTCAGGATCTGCTTAGCGGCCAAGCCGCCCGAGGCCACACTGCTCAACCCGCGGCTTCGCCCCGGTGCGCAATGCGCGCGGCCGCCGCGCCGGCTATTCCTGCGACCAGGTCATCGAGAAAGGTGTTGACTCTCGAGCCGGACCTGCCCGCTTGTGCGTTGAGCCCGCGAAGCACCCCCATTTTCCTTTTGTCCACGTACCCGAAATTCGTGAGCCCCACCGTGCCGTATATGTTCGTTATGCTGAGAGCCAGGATCTCGTCGACCCCGTATAAAGGGTCATCCGTTTTGACAAGCGATAGGAGTGGCTCCGGCAGTGCGTCGCTCTCGGCAAGCATGTCAAGGGCGATCCCCGTGAGCACGGCGTGCTGAACCTCCCTTTTCTCGAGGACCTTCTCGACACTTCTCAAGCACTCGTCCACGGTCAGATCCGGTCGATAGGGTCTTTGAAGCTCAACCACGATCCGGGCGATCTGCTCCAGCCGCACTCCTCGGGATGCGAGCATATCCACCACCAAATCCTTCACAATGCTTCTCCCCTTCCCACCGGGCGTGTCCGCCCTTCCTCGGTGCGCTACCATGTCCACTGCCTGAGATGCCTTCGCCGAACCGATTTCGAGTCCGCCCCAGCGCCTCCTCACCTACCGGTCCCGAGCGCTTGCCTCACCTCGTCTCGGCGCTCGCCCCCGGCAATGAGCGCGCTCAGGCTCTCCCTTGTTTCCGCAGATACCCACGTGTGCGGAGAAGTCGACACCACCGCTACCCCGACAGGCGTGGTCACTCGGAGAAAGACAGGGATTGTGCCGTTCCCGCCAGCGCCCTCGAGTTTCTTCTTCAGCCGCTCGAGCTTGGCCTTGGTGGTCGCCTCACCGTCCACCGGAATCACCACGGCGTCAGGGGAAAACGGCAATACTGTGTTGGCGAGGAGTTTCGGCCCCTCTTCCTTCACGTCGAGCCTACCCTGCACCAGCACGATGGCATCCTCCGCTATGAACTTGAAGCACTCCTCGTAAACGCGCGGGAACACGACCACCTCGACCGAGCCCGTCAGGTCCTCCAGAGTGAAGAAGGCCATGGGCTGGCCAGTGTTCTTCGTGACGATCTTTCGGAACGCCGTGATGATCCCACCGACGGACACCTCGTCGCCGTCCGGGTGGTCGGCAAGCGTCGCCACCTGGGCGCTCACGTGTTCCCGCAGCTTCGGAGCGACTCCCTGCAGCGGGTGCCCCGACACGTACAGCCCGAGAAGCTCCTTCTCCATGGAGAGCCTCTCCCTCTCGCTGAACTCCGCCACGGACGGAAGCGGGACTTCGCTGGAAGCGAACTCGCCCTTCTCATCGAACAGATCGAAGAACGAGGCCTGCCCCTTTTCCCGCTCCCTGCGCCCGGCGGACGCCGCGTCGTAGGTGCTGTCGAGCACCATGAGGAGCGCCGCCCTCTTCGCGCCGGTGGAATCGAAGGCGCCGCAGCGTATGAGGCTCTCCAGGGCCTTCTTGTTGACCTCTCTGAGGTCCACCCTGTCGCAGAAATCCGCAAGGGACCTGAACCTGCCGCCGGCCGCCCGTGCCTCGATGATCGCCTGCACCGCTCCTCTTCCAACGTTCTTCACAGCGGCGAGGCCGAATCGAATCCTTCCCCCGACTGCCGTGAAGTCCTCAAGGCTCTCGTTGATGTCAGGCGGCAAGACCTCTATGCCTTTCTGGCGGCATGCGTCAACATAGAACGCGACCTTGTCGGAAGCGCCGGTCACGCTCGTGAGGAGAGCTGTCATGAACTCCACCGGATAGTGGACCTTGAGCCATGCCGTCCGGTATGAAATCATGGCGTAAGCCGCGCTGTGGCTCTTGTTGAAGCCGTACCCGGAGAAGAACTCCATGAGGTCGAACACCTGCGCCGCGGTCTCGTCGTCGACGCCGCGCTTTCTTGCGCCCTCCATGAACTTCTCTCGCTGCGCCGCGAGGACCTCGGGCTTCTTCTTGCCCATGGCCCGCCGCAGGATGTCCGCTTCCCCGAGAGTGAAACCGGCCAAGGTGCTCGCAACCATCATGACCTGCTCTTGGTAGAGCATGTTTCCGTAGGTCTCTTTCAAGACCGGCTCCAGGTCGGGGTGAGGATACTCGACAGGCTTCTCGCCGTGTTTTTGCTGGGCGAAGTCCTGGATGCGCCCCATCGGCCCGGGGCGACCGAGCGCCAGAATGGCGATGATGTCCTCGAAGCACGTCGGCCGGACCTCGCGGAGAAGCCCTTGGAAGAGGCTGCTCTCGAGCTGAAACACGCCGAGCGAGTCGCCCTGTCTGAGCGCCTCGTATACGGCGGGATCGTCGAGGGGAATCTTGCTTATGTCAATATCCTCGCCACGCGTGCGGCGGATGATTTCAATGGCCTTGCCGATGACCGTGAGCGTGCGCAGCCCGAGGAAGTCCATCTTGAGGACGCCGATCTGCTCAAGGTCCTCCATGGCGAACTGCGTGGTGATGGCATCATCATTGGTCCGGTACAGAGGAACGTGCTCCACCAGCGGGTCCTTCGAGATCACCACGCCTGCCGCGTGGACCGAGGCGTGCCTCGGCATCCCTTCCACGGCGCGCGCCATGTCTATGAGGTTCCTTACCTTCTCGTCCTGGTCATAGGCGGCTTTGAGCTCGGGGGACGATGCGAGGGCCTTCTCAATAGTCGTCCCGGGCTCTGTCGGAACCAGCTTGGCTATCCTGTCCACTTCGTTGTACGGGAAGTTGAGCACGCGCCCAACATCGCGTATGGCCGCCCTCGCGGCCATGGTGCCGAAAGTGATGATCTGGGCGACCCTGTCGGATCCGTACTTCCTCGTTACGTAGTCGATGACCTCGCCACGCCGTTCGAAACAGAAGTCCACGTCGATATCGGGCATGGTCACGCGCTCCGGGTTGAGGAATCTCTCAAAGATCAAGCCGTACTTGATCGGGTCGATGTCGGTGATCCCAAGCGCGTAAGAGACGAGGCTGCCGGGCGCGGACCCGCGGCCGGGCCCCACGTAGATGCCCCTTTCCCTCGCGAACCTTATGAAGTCCCACACTATGAGGAAGTAGCCAGCATAGCCCATCTTGACTATTACGTCAAGCTCGTAGTTCAACCTTGCTACAAGATCCCCCGCTGCCTCGCCGTACCTTCTTTTCAGACCCTCCAAGCAGAGGTGCCTAAGATACGTCTCTTCCGTGTACCCCTCCGGGACCTCGAATGCGGGCACCGCGGACCTGCCGAATTCGAACTTGAAATTGCACCGCTCAGCGATGGCAAGAGCATTCTCCAGCGCTTCCGGCACGTCTTTGAATGCGGCTTCCATCTCCTCCGGGGACTTGAGGAAGAACTCGTCTGTGGGAAAGCGCAGGCGGTCTTTGTCATCGATGGTCTTCCCCGTTTGGATGCACAAGAGGACATCGTGCACTCGGGCGTCCTCGCGCCTCACGTAGTGGACATCGTTGGTCGCTACAAGAGGGATGCCAAGCTCGCGAGAGATCTCCATGAGCGCGGCGTTCACTTGGTCCTGCTCGCGGATGCCGTTGCTCTGGAGCTCCAGGTAGAAGTTATCGGGCCCGAACATTTCTTTGTACTCCGCGG contains these protein-coding regions:
- a CDS encoding DNA polymerase III subunit alpha → MGEFAHLHLHTQYSLLDGACKLPDLMTRAREVGVKALAMTDHGVLYGAIEFYKAAEKHGIKPIIGCELYVAKRSRHDRTPHVDDDQHHLVVLAKDDTGYRNVVKLSSIGFVDGFYYKPRVDLEALDRHRDGIIVLSACLAGEIPSLILQGNREGAKRKAAEYKEMFGPDNFYLELQSNGIREQDQVNAALMEISRELGIPLVATNDVHYVRREDARVHDVLLCIQTGKTIDDKDRLRFPTDEFFLKSPEEMEAAFKDVPEALENALAIAERCNFKFEFGRSAVPAFEVPEGYTEETYLRHLCLEGLKRRYGEAAGDLVARLNYELDVIVKMGYAGYFLIVWDFIRFARERGIYVGPGRGSAPGSLVSYALGITDIDPIKYGLIFERFLNPERVTMPDIDVDFCFERRGEVIDYVTRKYGSDRVAQIITFGTMAARAAIRDVGRVLNFPYNEVDRIAKLVPTEPGTTIEKALASSPELKAAYDQDEKVRNLIDMARAVEGMPRHASVHAAGVVISKDPLVEHVPLYRTNDDAITTQFAMEDLEQIGVLKMDFLGLRTLTVIGKAIEIIRRTRGEDIDISKIPLDDPAVYEALRQGDSLGVFQLESSLFQGLLREVRPTCFEDIIAILALGRPGPMGRIQDFAQQKHGEKPVEYPHPDLEPVLKETYGNMLYQEQVMMVASTLAGFTLGEADILRRAMGKKKPEVLAAQREKFMEGARKRGVDDETAAQVFDLMEFFSGYGFNKSHSAAYAMISYRTAWLKVHYPVEFMTALLTSVTGASDKVAFYVDACRQKGIEVLPPDINESLEDFTAVGGRIRFGLAAVKNVGRGAVQAIIEARAAGGRFRSLADFCDRVDLREVNKKALESLIRCGAFDSTGAKRAALLMVLDSTYDAASAGRREREKGQASFFDLFDEKGEFASSEVPLPSVAEFSERERLSMEKELLGLYVSGHPLQGVAPKLREHVSAQVATLADHPDGDEVSVGGIITAFRKIVTKNTGQPMAFFTLEDLTGSVEVVVFPRVYEECFKFIAEDAIVLVQGRLDVKEEGPKLLANTVLPFSPDAVVIPVDGEATTKAKLERLKKKLEGAGGNGTIPVFLRVTTPVGVAVVSTSPHTWVSAETRESLSALIAGGERRDEVRQALGTGR